The window TAACCATGTTCACGGAGATAGCTGCAAGCATGGCTGATTTTCTGCTCTACGCCCTGCTTGCAGGTCTGGCTCTGGCAGTCGTTGCTGGGCCGTTGGGCTCTTTCGTGGTCTGGCGGCGCATGGCCTATTTCGGCGACACCCTGTCCCACGCCGCGTTGCTGGGTGTGGCGTTGGGTTTCCTGCTGGATGTCAGCCCGACCGTTGCCGTCACCGTAGGCTGCTTGCTGTTGGCGGTGTTGCTGGTGACCTTGCAACAGCGCCAGCCGCTGGCGTCTGACACGCTTTTGGGAATTCTCGCGCCCAGCACCCTCTCTCTGGGTCTGGTGGTACTAAGCTTCATGCACGAAGTGCGGATTGACCTGATGGCGTATCTGTTCGGCGATCTGCTGGCGATCAGTCCGACCGATCTGGCCTGGATTCTCGGCGGCAGCGCGGCTGTTTTGGCCTTGCTGGTTGCATTGTGGCGGCCTTTGCTGGCGATCACGGTGCATGAAGAGCTGGCCAGGGTCGAAGGTCTGCCCGTGGCAGGATTGCGCATGGCGTTGATGTTGTTGATCGCCGTGGTGATTGCCGTGGCGATGAAAATCGTCGGCGTTTTGCTGATTACTTCGTTGTTGATCATCCCGGCGGCTGCGGCACAACGTCACGCCCGCTCGCCGGAACAGATGGCACTGGGCGCGAGCCTGCTGGGCATACTCGCCGTGTGTGGCGGGCTGGCGCTGTCCTGGTTCAAGGATACTCCGGCCGGACCGTCGATTGTTGTGACGGCTGCTGCACTGTTTTTGCTGAGTTTTGTTCTGCCCCGTCGAGGGGTGTAGACTTGCTCGTTTTTTGCGCAAATAGAGAGTCGCAGGAATGAAGTCGTTCGCCTCCCGTTATCTGCTCCTTGTCGCATTTTCTTTGCTGCTGGGCGCTTGTCAAAGCACGCCACCGGCGGCCACCGAGGCCCCGGATGGTCGGGCCACGGCCATTGCACAGCTTGAGCAAAGCCTGGCCAGCAGCGAACTGGCTACTGCCGAAGGTCAATTGGCCGCATTGCAGGCCGAGTCGCCCAACGATCAATCCCTTGAGCAATACCAACGACAACTGGCCGAAGCCTACTTGTTGCGTAGCCAGATCGTGTTGCAAAAAGGTGATGTGAACGCTGCCGCTACGGCTCTGGCCCGCGCCCGCGCCCTGATGCCGAAGGCACCGGCGCTGACCGGTGGCGTCAACGGTCCAATCGCTGAAGCTCGCAAGGCTGAACTGGAAAAAGCCGAAGCCGCTCTTAGAGCCGCTGAAGCGATGCCAAAAGCCAAAGTCATCGATCCGACGGCTGAAAGCACCACGGTTGCGCTGAATATCAACGATATGGGCAAGTTGCGTCGTCAACTGGATGCCATTGCCACCGATGTGGTGAATTACCAGTGTGATGTGAGTATTCAGGCACCGCGTACAGATGATTATCCGTGGCTGGCTAACTTGCTGACCAAGCGAGTGAAGAAGCTTGATCCGCAGTTTGACTTGAACCTGCAGCGGCAGATTCTGCGCAGCGTACCGGCGCAGATGGTCTTGAGCCCTCGCAAGCCTTAAAAGCATCGCGGGCAAGCCTTGCTCCTACAGGTTCAGTGTCGTTCACAATCTCAACAAACGACACTGCACCAGTAGGAGCAAGGCTTGCCCGCGATGGCGATCTGACTAGCGTTAAAAAATTGTCAGGCCGGAACAGCCTTGGCCTTCGCCTCCCTGTCCCAAACCCGATGCTGCCCGATCGCCGCAAAAAACGCCTTGAACAGCTTGGCATCCGTCCCGACGATCAACCCCGCATCAGCCTCCAGCTTCAACACATCCAGCAACTGCTTCGCCTCGCCATGCAGCGCTATCGCCTTCAAGTGTTTGTAGGCCTCCAGCAAATAATGCAGCGCCACGCCGTCAGTGCTCAGTGCCTTGATTGAGGCCGCGCCACCGGGCACGAACACCGCATCGAATGCCACTGAAGGCAAGCCTTCCATGGACGCATCCACGGGCAACATCTTGCCGTCGGCGGTTTTCACCGGCGCCGAGGTCGGCCCCAGCAGTTTGGCGTGGGCACCTTCGGCTTCCAGCGCTTTCTTCATCGCATCAATCGCTGCGCCATCCACGCCATTGGCTGCCAGGATCGCCACTTTGCGGGTCTTGATATCCGCGGGCAGCAAATTGGCCTGGCTCAAGGCCGGCGAGCGCTCCAGGGAGATTTTCGGCACTTCGACCGTCCCGGCCGTCGGCGCTGGCAACCCGAGGTTTTGCGCCACCCGCTTGGCCAGTTCCAGATCGATATTGGCGAGGATTTCATTGACCTGCCTTGCACGGATGAACTCACGTTCGACCTTGCCCAACTCGAAGCTGTAGGCGGAAATGATGTGTTCCTGCTCGTGCTTGCTCATGCTGTGGAAAAACAGCTGTGCCTGGGAAAAATGGTCGCTGAACGACTCGCTGCGTTGGCGGATCTTGTTGGCGTCGATGCGTTCCGCATAACTCTCGAAGCCGCCATCCTGTGCAGCGGGCGGGGTTTCTTTCGGCCAGCCGCCATCGATCGAATTCGGCTCGTAGGACGCGCGGCCCTTGTCGATGACGGTGCGATGCAACGCATCCCGCTGACCGCTATGGAACGGAGCAATGGGCCGGTTGATCGGGATCTCGTGAAAATTCGGTCCGCCGAGTCGGCTGATTTGCGTGTCGGTGTAGGAAAACAGCCGACCTTGCAGCAACGGGTCGTTAGAGAAATCGATGCCCGGCACCACATGCCCGGGGCAGAACGCGACCTGTTCGGTTTCGGCAAAGAAGTTGTCCGGGTTGCGATTGAGCACCATTTTGCCCAGCGGCGTAATCGGTACGAGTTCCTCAGGAATGAGTTTGGTGGGGTCGAGGATGTCGAAATCGAAAGCGTGTTCGTTTTCCTCCTCGATAACCTGCACGCCCAGTTCCCATTCGGGGTAGTCCCCCATCTCAATGGCTTCCCACAGATCGCGACGGTGGTAGTCGGTATCTTTACCCGCGAGCTTTTGCGCTTCGTCCCACACCAATGAACAAACCCCGGCAGTGGGACGCCAGTGGAATTTCACGAAGCGCGATTTGCCCTCGGCATTGATCATGCGAAAGCTGTGCACGCCGAAGCCTTGCATGCTGCGCAGGCTTTTGGGGATGGCCCGGTCGGACATCGCCCAGATGACCATGTGCGCCGATTCCGGTTGCAGTGAAACAAAGTCCCAAAAGGTGTCGTGGGCTGAACCACCGGTAGGCATCTCGTTGTGCGGCTCGGGTTTGACAGCGTGTACGAAGTCCGGAAACTTGATGGCGTCCTGAATGAAAAACACCGGCATGTTGTTGCCCACCAGGTCGTAGTTGCCTTCTTCGGTGAAGAACTTCACCGCGAAACCTCTGACGTCTCGCACGGTATCGCCTGACCCGCGAGGGCCTTGCACCGTGGAAAAACGTACGAACACCGGTGTCTTCAGGTTTGGGTCTTGGAGGAAACCTGCCTTGGTCAGCACGCTGTGGTTCTCATAGCTCTGGAAGTAACCATGGGCACCAACGCCACGCGCGTGGACGATGCGCTCGGGAATGCGCTCATGGTCAAAGTGCGTGATCTTTTCACGCATGATGAAGTCTTCGAGCAGCGACGGCCCGCGAGCCCCGGCCTTCAAGGTGTTTTGATTGTCGGCCACCTTCACGCCTTGATTGGTGCGCAAGGCCTGGCCGGTGGCGTCGGAGCGGAATTTTTCCAGGCTATCGAGTTTGGCGTTGGTGTTGTTGCGGTCCAGGGTGTCGGTCCCGGCCAGTGCGCTCTTGGTGACGGCAGGCTTCTTGGTGCTCATCAGGCATCTCTCCTCAGGCATTTTTCGGGGTGCCTAATTAGTGACTGGTGGCGTTTTTAGCCGTTCCTTTTATCTGACCTTTGATCGCGTTATTGCCAAATGACTGGTCGAATGCGAAATAAATGCTAAGAACTGCTATACGGACAGGCTAAAATGCGCGCCCGGCTAACCGCTGATCCTTTTCTAACGCGCCCCACAAGGTTCGCTACGTGATCGAGTTTCAAAACGTCCATAAAACCTACCGCGTCGCCGGTAGGGATATCCCCGCCCTGCACCCGACCAATCTTAAGATTGAGAACGGTCAGGTCTTTGGCCTGATCGGCCATTCCGGTGCGGGAAAAAGTACCCTGCTGCGTCTGATCAATCGCCTGGAGAACTCCAGCGGCGGCAAGATCATCGTCGACGGCGAAGAAGTCACCGCGCTCGACGCCAACGGTTTGCGCCGTTTCCGTCAGCAGGTCGGGATGATTTTCCAGCACTTCAACTTGCTGGCGTCCAAAACCGTGGCCGACAACGTCGCCATGCCGCTGACGCTGGCCGGTGAGCTGTCGCGCAGTGAAATCGATCAGCGCGTGGCCGAATTGCTGGCGCGGGTTGGCTTGTCCGATCACGCCAGGAAATACCCGGCGCAATTGTCCGGTGGCCAGAAGCAGCGTGTCGGAATTGCCCGCGCCCTGGCCACCAAGCCAAAAATCCTGCTGTGCGACGAAGCCACTAGCGCACTGGACCCGCAGACCACCGCGTCGGTCCTGCAATTGTTGGCCGAGATCAATCGCGAACTGAAACTGACCATCGTGCTGATCACCCATGAAATGGACGTGATCCGCCGGGTCTGCGATCAAGTCGGCGTGATGGACGCGGGCGTGATCGTCGAGCAAGGTCCGGTAGCAGATGTGTTCCTGCATCCGAAGCACGTAACCACCAAGCGCTTCGTGCAAGAAGACGAGCAGATAGACGAAAGCGAGCAACGCGACGACTTCGCTCACGTGCCGGGTCGCATCGTGCGTTTGACCTTCCAGGGCGAAGCGACCTACGCGCCGCTGCTGGGTACCGTCGCTCGCGAAACGGGTGTGGACTACAGCATCCTCGCCGGTCGTATCGATCGCATCAAAGACATTCCCTACGGGCAACTGACCCTGGCCGTGACCGGTGGTGACATGGAAGCGGCCTTCGCCCGCTTCACCGCAGCCGACGTCCACATGGAGGTGCTGCGTTAATGGAAGCCCTGACAAGTTTTTTCGCCAATATCGACTGGTTCGAAATCTGGCTGGCCACGGGCGACACCCTGCTGATGCTCGGCGGTTCGCTGTTGTTCACCGTATTGCTGGGCCTACCGCTGGGCGTGTTGCTGTTCCTCTGCAGCCCGCGCCAATTGCTGGAAGCCAAAGGCGTCTACGCGATGTTGTCACTGGTGGTGAACATCCTGCGTTCGTTGCCGTTCATTATTCTGTTGATCGTGATGATTCCGTTCACGGTGTTGATCACCGGCACGTCGCTGGGCGTTGCTGGCGCGATCCCGCCGCTGGTGGTGGGTGCCACGCCGTTCTTCGCTCGACTGGTGGAAACCGCCCTGCGTGAAGTCGATCGGGGAATCATCGAAGCGACCCAGGCCATGGGCGCGACCACGCGGCAGATCATCACCAATGCCTTGTTGCCCGAAGCCCGTCCGGGCATCTACGCAGCGATTACGGTGACAGCCATTACGCTGGTGTCCTACACGGCGATGGCCGGTGTGGTCGGCGCGGGTGGCTTGGGTGACCTGGCCATCCGCTTCGGCTACCAACGCTTCCAGACCGACGTGATGGTGGTCACGGTGGTGTTGCTGCTGATACTGGTTCAAATACTGCAAACCGTCGGCGACAAACTGGTCGTCCACTTTTCCCGTAAGTAAGACCTGAGCCGGCCATTCGCTGGCAGGCGCCAAACGGGCGCCGCAAGCGGGTACCCACATGGAGTTAGCTGAATGAAGAAACTACTCGTCGCGTTCGCTGCCGTTGCAGCCTTTTCCGCCCACGCTGCCGACACCCTGACTGTCGCGGCGACCCCGGTTCCGCACGCGGAAATCCTCGAATTCGTTAAGCCGGCGCTGGCCAAAGAAGGCGTCGACCTGAAGGTCAAAGTCTTCACCGACTATATCCAGCCGAACGTGCAAGTCGCGGAAAAACGCCTGGACGCCAACTTCTTCCAGCACCAGCCGTACCTCGATGAGTTCAACAAGGCCAAAGGCACCAACCTGGTTTCCGTGGCTGGCGTGCATCTGGAACCGCTGGGCGCTTACTCCAGCAAATACAAAACCCTGGATGAGCTGCCAAGCACCGCCACCGTGGTTATCCCGAACGACGCCACCAACGGCGGCCGTGCGCTGTTGCTGCTGGCCAAGGCTGGCGTGATCAAGTTGGCGGATGCCAACAACATCCTGTCGACCGTCAAGGACATCACCGAGAACCCGAAAAACCTGAAGTTCCGTGAGCTGGAAGCCGCGACCATCCCGCGCGTGCTGACCCAGGTCGACCTGGCGCTGATCAACACCAACTACGCGCTGGAAGCCAAGCTCGATCCGGCCAAGGATGCTCTGGTCATCGAAGGCAGCGATTCGCCTTACGTGAACATTCTGGTGGCGCGTCCTGATGACAAGGACAGCGAAGCGATGAAGAAACTGGTTGCCGCGCTGCACAGCCTGGAAGTGAAAGCCTTCATTCTCGAGAAGTACAAAGGCGCGGTCGTGCCGGCGTTCTGATTGCGGATGAAACGAAAAAGGGGCGCATTCAATGCGCCCCTTTTTTTGCCCAAAAAAAAGGTTCTTCACGGATTACCGGGAAAGACGCTCTTGATCTTCATGAAAAAGAATTCGCTATCCCGGTAACCGTACGCCATCCGCTTGATGACCTTTATTCGATTGTTTATTCCTTCCAGTTGGCCCGTATGCATCGGCCAGCGAACCCGGCTCACGATGCCCCGCCAGTAAATCTTTAGCCGTTTAGCGAACTGGATCAAAGCAGGTATTTCGCTTTCATGTGCGTGGCGCAGCCATTGTTTCCAGGCTGATCTCCAGTCCCAGGCGGTGCTCGGCGTCCAGAGCGTTTTGAGTTCAGCCTTCATCAAATAGACCGTCATCAGCGATTGGTTGGCCGCCAACAGTTCCTGTAAATGGACCTGTTGCTCCGGCGTTTTCAGGTTCTGCGGATTGCGCAGCAACAGCCATCGCGATTGCTTGATGATCTTGCGAGCCGGCCTGTCATGACGCAGCCGATTGGCTTCATCGACGCGAACCCGATCGATCACTTCTCGGCCATACTTGGCCACGACATGGAAGAGGTCATAGACCACTCGCGCTTTTGGACAGTGCTGGCGAACCTCCAGGTCAAAAGCGGTGTTCATGTCCATCGCGACCGCTTCGATTCGGGCGCAACCCTCGGCCCCCAGCTCTTCGAAGAATGGCCTGACCGCCGCACGGCTGCGGCCTTCACCAATCCACAGCACGCGTCGGGTATCGGCGTCCAGCACCACGCTGGCGTAACGATGTCCTTTGAACAACGCAAACTCATCCATCACCAAACGTCGCGGTTGCGCCTTAGGCAGAGCGTTCAACATCGTTTGCAAGGCTCGACGCTCCAGCAACCTAACAGTGTCCCAATGTAGGCCGAACATCTGAGCCACGTGCAGGGTTGGAAGGCGTTCGCAGGCCTGAATGACCGCCTCGGCCAAGCGGCGCGTCATGCGAGCATAGCGATCCAGCCAACTGACGGCCTCCATGCGTTTGCCACAGTCACGACAGCCAACCCGCCTGAGCAAAACGTTGAGGCGCACGGCCCGGCCAAGGATGGGTAAATCACGAACGACGCGCTCGCAATACTCATGCGTAGTTGAACAGGGTTTTAGGCAGCCGCCGCAGGAAGGGAATCGGGTGGCATGGGGGATCAGATCGATTTGTAGTGCGTCGCCATCAGGCTTGATCGTGACGACAGAAAAGCCCTCCCAAAAAGGAAGGAAAGTATTAATATCGCGCATAAGAACGCCGGTTTGTTAGATGTGTTTGCTCGCACGAACATCATCAACCAAATCGGCGTTCTTGTTTCTGTGTTTCCCGGGATTCCGTGAAGAACCAAAAAAAAGGGCCTGGAGAGTGATCTCCAAGCCCTCAAAAGGTGAGAGGTGTCTAGTCCCTCGACCTGGTGAGCGGTGCTACAAGTGATGCGTCGGTTCAGGCTTTCAGCGGAACCAGACGCGGAGCAATCATGTTTTCCGGGCGCAGGATGTCGGCGAGCATGGCGTCGTCGAGCAAGCCTTCTTCGCGCACCAGTTCCAGCACGCCGCGGCCGCTTTCGAGCGCGATGCGGGCGATGCGGGTGGCGTTTTCGTAGCCGATGTACGGGTTCAGCGCGGTAACCAGGCCGATCGAGTGTTCGACCAGTTCACGGCAACGTTCTTCGTTGGCGGTGATACCGGTGATGCAGTGCTCGCGCAGCATGTCCATGGCGCGTTGCAGCAGACGGATCGAGTCGAAGATCTTGAAAGCGATCAGCGGCTCCATCACGTTCAGTTGCAGTTGGCCGCCTTCGGCCGCGATGGTCAGGGCCAGGTCGTTGCCGATGATCTGGAACGCCACCTGGTTTACGGCTTCCGGGATAACCGGGTTGACCTTGCCAGGCATGATCGAGCTGCCTGGCTGACGTGCCGGCAGATTGATTTCGTTGATGCCGGTGCGTGGGCCGCTGGACAGCAGACGCAGGTCGTTGCAGATCTTCGACAGCTTGACCGCGGTGCGCTTGAGCATGCCGGAGAACAGCACGAAGGCGCCCATGTCGGACGTGGCTTCGATCAAGTCGGCTGCCGGTACCAGCGGGTGACCGCTGATGGTCGCCAGGCGCTGAACGGCCAGGTGCTGGTAACGCGGGTCGGCGTTGATGCCGGTACCGATCGCGGTGCCGCCCAGGTTCACTTCAGTCAGCAGCTCAGGAGCCAGAGTCTTCAGGCGCGCCAGGTCTTCGCCCAGGGTAGTGGCGAAAGCACGGAATTCCTGGCCGAGGGTCATCGGCACGGCGTCTTGCAGTTGGGTACGGCCCATCTTCAGGACGTGGCTGAATTCTTCACCTTTGGCAGCGAACGACTGGATCAGGCTGTCGAGGCTGGCCAGCAGCGCGTCGTGACCCAGCAGCAGACCCAGGCGGATCGCCGTCGGGTAAGCGTCGTTGGTCGACTGCGCCATGTTCACGTCGTTGTTCGGGTGCAGGTACTGGTATTCGCCTTTCTGGTGACCCATCGCTTCAAGAGCAATGTTGGCGATCACTTCGTTGGCGTTCATGTTGGTGGATGTACCAGCGCCACCTTGAATCATGTCCACCACGAACTCTTCGTGGAAGTCGCCGCGGATCAGTCGTGCACAGGCTTCGCTGATGGCAGCGTGCTTGGCTTCGCTCAGGTGACCCAGCTCGCGGTTGGCGTCAGCGGCGGCTTGTTTAACCATCGCCAGGCCGACTACCAGTTTCGGGTAATGCGAAATCGGAACGCCGGAGAGACGGAAGTTGTTCACCGCTCGCAGGGTCTGGATGCCGTAATACGCTTGAGCCGGTACTTCGAGTACGCCAAGCAGGTCTTTTTCTGTGCGGAATGATGCAGCGGAGGACATGATAGAAATCATCTCGATATGGACCCGGTCTGTGCCGGAACACTGCAAATGCTAGGCTCGTGGAGGATTTTGAGCCAATGCTGTTAAACACTGGCCTATGCATATTCGGCATAATGCCCGTGTGACGCCGAGTTGACGGCGAGCGTGTGACCTAAATTGGTGCGTGTCCGGGAGGACGTGATGAATCTGGAAAGCAAATGGCTGGAGGACTTTAGTGCCCTGGCCGCCACCCGCAGCTTCTCCCAGGCAGCGGAAAGACGCTTCGTAACGCAGCCGGCGTTCAGCCGGCGAATCCGCAGCCTCGAAGCGGCGTTGGGACTGACGCTGGTCAATCGCTCGCGCACGCCAGTCGAACTGACGGCGGCGGGGCAATTGTTTCTGGTGACCGCGCGCACCGTGGTCGAACAGCTCGGTGAAGTGCTGCGCCATCTGCATCATCTGGAGGGCGGGCAGGGCGAAGTGATGCAGGTCGCGGCTGCTCACTCGCTGGCGCTGGGTTTTTTCCCACGCTGGATCGCGCAGTTGCGCAACGAAGGCTTGAACATTGCCACGCGGCTGGTGGCGACCAACGTCGGCGACGCGGTGCATGCGCTTCGTGAAGGCGGCTGCGATTTGATGCTCGCGTTCTATGACCCGGATGCGGCGATGCAGATGGACCCGGAAATTTTCCCTTCGCTGCACTTGGGGCACACCGAAATGTTGCCGGTGTGTGCGGCGGACGCCGACGGCAAGCCGTTGTTCGATCTAGAGGGCGAGGCCAGCGTGCCGCTGCTGGCCTACAGCGCCGGCGCGTTTCTCGGGCGCTCGGTGAACGGCTTGCTGCGCCAGCGGGCGTTGCGGTTTACCACGGTGTACGAAACGGCCATGGCCGACAGCCTGAAAAGCATGGCGCTGGAAGGGTTGGGAATTGCCTGGGTGCCTCAGCTGAGCGTTCGTGCCGAACTGGCTCGCGGCGAGTTGGTAGTGTGCGGCGGGCCGCAATGGCATGTGCCGCTGGAGATTCGTTTGTATCGCTGTGCCTTGGTGCGCAAAGCGAATGTGCGCCTGTTGTGGCGCAAGCTCGAAGGCGGCGCCGCCCAGGGCACAACCGGTTCTTGAATTTGCGAAAAACCTGTAGGAGCCGAGCTTGCTCGCGATAGCGGTCGGCCATTCAACATTGATGTCGACTGAATTGACGCCATCGCGAGCAAGCTCGGCTCCTACAGGGGATTTTGTTGTTTCGACCAATCAGGATTGACCTCAAGTCCTGCGGCGTTTTGTGCTGAGCTCAGGCTGACCTTCAGGTCAATAAAACCGGGCCTTTGGCTCATTTGACAGATGGTCGTTTCGGGGGCTGTTTATCTGCTTCATTGAGGTATACTGCGCGGCCTTCGGCCGGTTACGACCGGCCATAATTCGTACAATCAAGCCACGCACTCTGCGTGGCTTGTTGTTTTTTGATGCGCCTGCGGGCGCCCAGAGAGAAGAGGCACGACGATGAGTGCATTGGTTGGCGTGATCATGGGCTCCAAGTCCGATTGGTCCACCCTTAGCCACACCGCCGATATGCTGGAAAAGCTCGGCATCCCTTACGAGGTGAAAGTGGTTTCTGCCCACCGCACCCCGGACCTGCTGTTCCAGTATGCTGAAGAAGCGGAAGCGCGTGGCATCGAGGTGATCATCGCCGGTGCCGGCGGCGCAGCCCACTTGCCCGGCATGTGTGCGGCCAAGACTCACCTGCCGGTGCTGGGCGTGCCGGTGCAATCGGCAATGCTCTCGGGCGTCGATTCGCTGCTCTCCATCGTTCAGATGCCGGCGGGCATCCCGGTTGCCACCCTGGCCATCGGCAAGGCCGGCGCGATCAACGCCGCGCTGCTGTCGGCGAGTATCCTGGGCGCCAAGCACCCACAGTTCCACGAAGTGCTGAAAACCTTCCGTGCTGAGCAGACAGACAGCGTCCTGGAAAATCCAGACCCACGCATCGCCTGAGGTTGTTGACGATGAAGATCGGTGTAATCGGTGGCGGCCAGTTGGGTCGCATGTTGGCGCTGGCGGGCACTCCGCTGGGCATGAACTTCGCTTTCCTCGACCCGGCGCCTGACGCGTGCGCGGCTGCATTGGGCGAACACCTGCGCGCCGATTACGGCGATCAGGACCACTTGCGTCAGTTGGCCGATGAAGTCGATCTGGTGACCTTCGAGTTCGAAAGCGTACCCGCCGAAACCGTGGCGTTCCTGTCGCAATTCGTGCCGGTCTATCCGAGCGCCGAAGCGCTGCGCATCGCCCGCGATCGCTGGTTCGAAAAGAGCATGTTCAAGGACCTGGGGATTCCAACCCCGGCGTTCGCCGATATCCAGTCCCAGGCCGACCTGGACACCGCCGTGGCTTCGATCGGTCTGCCGGCCGTGCTGAAAACCCGTACTTTGGGTTACGACGGCAAGGGTCAGAAAGTCCTGCGTACGCCTGAAGACGTGGTCGGCACGTTCGCCGAACTGGGCAGCGTGGCGTGCCTGCTGGAAGGCTTCGTGCCGTTCACTGGCGAAGTCTCGCTGATCGCCGTGCGCGCTCGCGATGGCGAAACCAAGTTCTACCCGCTGGTACACAACACCCACGACAGCGGCATCCTCAAGCTGTCCGTGGCCAGCACCGATCACCCGTTGCAAGCCTTGGCCGAAGACTATTCCAGCCGCGTGCTCAAGCAGCTGGATTACGTTGGCGTGATGGCGTTCGAGTTCTTTGAAGTCGACGGTGGCCTCAAGGCCAACGAAATCGCCCCGCGTGTGCACAACTCCGGGCACTGGACCACCGAAGGCGCCGAGTGCAGCCAGTTCGAAAACCACCTGCGGGCGGT of the Pseudomonas sp. MAG733B genome contains:
- a CDS encoding LysR substrate-binding domain-containing protein — encoded protein: MNLESKWLEDFSALAATRSFSQAAERRFVTQPAFSRRIRSLEAALGLTLVNRSRTPVELTAAGQLFLVTARTVVEQLGEVLRHLHHLEGGQGEVMQVAAAHSLALGFFPRWIAQLRNEGLNIATRLVATNVGDAVHALREGGCDLMLAFYDPDAAMQMDPEIFPSLHLGHTEMLPVCAADADGKPLFDLEGEASVPLLAYSAGAFLGRSVNGLLRQRALRFTTVYETAMADSLKSMALEGLGIAWVPQLSVRAELARGELVVCGGPQWHVPLEIRLYRCALVRKANVRLLWRKLEGGAAQGTTGS
- the purE gene encoding 5-(carboxyamino)imidazole ribonucleotide mutase — protein: MSALVGVIMGSKSDWSTLSHTADMLEKLGIPYEVKVVSAHRTPDLLFQYAEEAEARGIEVIIAGAGGAAHLPGMCAAKTHLPVLGVPVQSAMLSGVDSLLSIVQMPAGIPVATLAIGKAGAINAALLSASILGAKHPQFHEVLKTFRAEQTDSVLENPDPRIA
- a CDS encoding 5-(carboxyamino)imidazole ribonucleotide synthase, with translation MKIGVIGGGQLGRMLALAGTPLGMNFAFLDPAPDACAAALGEHLRADYGDQDHLRQLADEVDLVTFEFESVPAETVAFLSQFVPVYPSAEALRIARDRWFEKSMFKDLGIPTPAFADIQSQADLDTAVASIGLPAVLKTRTLGYDGKGQKVLRTPEDVVGTFAELGSVACLLEGFVPFTGEVSLIAVRARDGETKFYPLVHNTHDSGILKLSVASTDHPLQALAEDYSSRVLKQLDYVGVMAFEFFEVDGGLKANEIAPRVHNSGHWTTEGAECSQFENHLRAVAGLPLGSTAKVGESAMLNFIGKVPDTDRVIAIADCHLHHYGKAFKVGRKVGHANLRCADRETLAAQILKVEALIAE